One part of the Lotus japonicus ecotype B-129 chromosome 2, LjGifu_v1.2 genome encodes these proteins:
- the LOC130736344 gene encoding uncharacterized protein LOC130736344, translating into MAEVRARANTYILDEEDDAFKRRRAKVEKDGEQRDMSPEDKRSKEKAEGRTGRMPRRQDPTNAQLAQAMAQLAQVVAQQVAVTTAQTAAQAQREAEENNRRAEEEARRAQRAERELAQDQIRMRTDFNRHAPPKFQGEAEPEKADLWVQEMEKIFEALHTPDAEKVNLATFMLKGDAEYWWRSARQLMTANHEAITWESFRKAFMDKYFPETAREEMENRFLSLRQGPTSVGEYATRLEALSKHFRFFQNQVDEAYLCNRFMRGLRNEIEKAVRPLGIRVYQQLVEKAREVKAMENRQRGRPESGGTVRPRQNQPGRFNGQRSVGKFDKGKAPMRKPYQRPAAQVPNAVRGATPVSKEDVTCYKCNEKGHYANECGKEIVCWRCRKPGHVERNCPSAARAEPVLNTARGRRPSAPGRVFAISGEQAAVTDDLIQGTCLIAGTSLMVLFDSGATHSFIAEDCVKRLGLLTADLPFDLVVTTPAADRLVTRTACLQCPLVYEDRKFLANLVCLGLRELDVILGMDWLAQYHVLLDCANKAVVFPDPGVTDYLNLYNLGKGSPAYVNSIVAEAKHDGDVRNILVVQEYVDVFPDDVPGLPPVRETEFSIDIVPGTGPISMAPYRMAPAELAELAQQLDDLSSKGFIRPSVSPWGAPVLLVFT; encoded by the coding sequence GATGCCTCGAAGACAGGACCCCACTAACGCTCAGTTGGCCCAGGCTATGGCCCAGCTGGCACAGGTCGTCGCCCAGCAGGTCGCCGTCACTACTGCCCAGACTGCAGCCCAGGCTCAGCGAGAGGCAGAAGAGAATAATAGGAGAGCAGAGGAGGAAGCTCGAAGAGCTCAGCGAGCCGAGAGGGAATTGGCTCAAGATCAGATTCGCATGAGAACAGATTTCAACCGGCACGCACCGCCCAAGTTCCAGGGCGAAGCTGAACCCGAAAAGGCTGATCTATGGGTTCAGGAGATGGAGAAGATCTTTGAGGCACTCCATACCCCGGATGCCGAGAAGGTCAACTTGGCCACTTTTATGCTGAagggtgatgctgagtattggtggcgtagTGCCAGACAGCTGATGACGGCCAACCATGAGGCCATCACTTGGGAGTCTTTCAGAAAGGCTTTCATGGATAAGTACTTCCCGGAAACAGCAAGGGAAGAAATGGAGAACAGGTTCCTCAGCTTGAGGCAAGGACCTACCTCTGTGGGAGAGTATGCTACACGTTTGGAAGCCCTATccaaacactttcgattcttccagaaccaggTGGATGAGGCTTACCTATGCAACAGGTTCATGCGAGGGTTGAGGAATGAAATTGAGAAGGCTGTGAGGCCTTTGGGAATCAGGGTCTACCAACAGCTAGTGGAGAAGGCCCGTGAAGTCAAGGCTATGGAAAACAGGCAGAGAGGACGCCCAGAGAGCGGAGGAACAGTGCGCCCGAGACAGAATCAACCGGGTAGATTCAATGGACAGAGATCAGTGGGGAAGTTCGATAAGGGCAAGGCGCCAATGAGAAAGCCTTACCAGCGCCCAGCTGCCCAAGTGCCAAATGCTGTGAGGGGAGCAACCCCTGTTTCAAAGGAAGATGTGACCTGCTACAAGTGCAATGAGAAaggacactatgctaatgaaTGTGGCAAGGAGATTGTATGCTGGAGATGCCGAAAACCAGGACATGTGGAGAGAAATTGCCCGAGTGCTGCTAGAGCTGAGCCAGTGTTGAATACTGCCAGGGGAAGACGACCATCTGCTCCAGGTCGTGTCTTTGCTATTTCTGGCGAACAGGCCGCCGTTACTGATGACCTTATCCAGGGTACGTGTCTTATTGCTGGAACATCACTAATGGTTTTATTTGATTCGGGTGCTACACACTCATTCATTGCTGAGGATTGTGTGAAGAGGTTAGGGTTACTGACTGCTGACCTACCCTTCGATCTGGTGGTGACAACCCCTGCCGCTGATCGATTAGTTACACGCACGGCATGCTTACAGTGTCCGTTGGTttacgaggatcggaagttccttGCGAACCTCGTCTGTTTAGGGCTCAGGGAGCTGGATGTGATTttgggaatggattggttagccCAATATCACGTGCTCTTAGATTGTGCTAACAAGGCGGTAGTATTCCCAGATCCCGGTGTTACGGATTACTTAAATTTGTACAACCTGGGGAAGGGTTCACCGGCGTATGTGAACTCTATCGTTGCCGAAGCAAAACATGATGGTGATGTGCGCAATATCTTGGTGGTACAGGAGTATGTCGATGTGTTCCCAGATGATGTACCCGGCTTGCCACCAGTCAGAGAGACGGAGTTCTCTATTGACATTGTGCCCGGTACTGGACCAATATCAATGGCACCTTATCGTATGGCCCCAGCGGAGTTAGCAGAATTGGCACAGCAGTTGGATGATCTATCctcaaagggattcattcgacccaGCGTATCGCCATGGGGTGCACCTGtgctattg